The DNA region gtatatgtatgtatatatatatatatatatatacatatgtatgtatgtatgtatgtatgtatagatatcaTTTTACTTCGAATCGAGTACGAAACCTTACTACGTGCCAGGTCTTCTTCCATATTACGTGTTCTAAAAATTGCTCAAAATTTGTCgaaaatctaaaagaaatcTTATTTGAAATAGTCTGACGAAAACATAACCGTTCAAAGATTCTCAAAGCAATTGAGTAATAATTAGCCAGTTGTactagctatatatatatatatatatatatatatatatatatgtattgaaattaattctgTTATGCATTTTTTGAAATTCGCGCTATTAAATGATGTACATTTAGCAATATTTAATTACCTTTTCAactacttttattttgtttcgttccGATACTTAACGCATTCGAAAAGaaactttaaatatattttatgctcGATTAAAtctcgattaaattatttcgaacCATCTgacttattttcattatcgtcatagtaatttttatacttttttgtttttttttagttaacgtaaaaaaaaaatttaattcgatattcAATACTttagtttaaaatatattgaaattctcTTTTTGATGTAacgatattttgaaaataatatattaatataaacctTTAGTatcgaaaagataaatttttctaatctcctttttaaattttacaatacaATGCCATGTGATACATAGTAAATCAAAATGATttgatattacatacataatcATTTGAATCTCCCTCTTTATCTAATGTGACATTGTCAACATTAcgagaatataatgaaaaaattagcTTAAGTTACTACgaggtaataaatatatatatgtacacacataataaataatgtttcacGAATGTAACATTCTATCCGACATTACACATAACTTCGATATCtcgtatcatttaatatatttaattaactacGGTAAGATAAGAGTAACTATCTCTATTTTCAATTACCATTTAAATTACGCGTACGCAACGTATAAAAAcctaaataatttgttttctaattGAGCTTGCGCCTTGCGAAATTGTTGAAAAcgaatatatgtgtgtgcatgcatctgttttttttcttttttttttttttatttaaatgagttatagaaaagacaaaaaggaaTCAAAAAGTGTCGCTGTCATATCCGAAAATCGACAATCGTTAAATAGGTAAACAGTGACGATAAAATCTAAACAAGAtgcttataaaatatatacatatatgtatatatatatatatatatgtatacaataaatcgagtgaaatataaagaagatgGGATAggggaagaaggaggaagaggagaaagaggaggagaaggaggaggaggaggaagaggagaaagaggaggaggaggagggggaggaggaggaggaagaggaggaggtggtggttgAAATCGACTTACCGTAGCGCCCGTTTTCCCGTGAGAAAATCTTCGGGATGGGGAGGGTGGTATCGGTCGTCCTGAATTATGTCCTCTGACTTCTTCacaggaaaaataattatcgtctCTGTCACCGGCACGAGTTGCacaaatatgaaatatcgTCGACACGTGAACGTTCCTTAAATATTTCGTTGATAATTCTTTATCGTCATCGCGACGTATCGTATAAACGTGTATTAACAGAAAGattggagaagaaaaaaaaacaaacgagtaaaaggaaggaaaaagagaaacacacTCGCAAAAACATGGTACGAGTGACAACAACACAGACACTACGACCGCACCTTCGAAGCTTGCAGCAACGACTGGCTCACTCGTGCAGCTAACTTTCGTCTAAGGAGGAAGGACGCACACCGATTGGTCAACGTCACCGCAAACGACCAATCACGATCGATCGTATACGGTGCGTTGACCCCACCAACAAACCCGGCGCTTCTATTTCACGACGTGAAATCGAAGAGAGGGTGAAACGTGCGCGTATAACCACCGACACTGacgtttgaaaataaactatgaacgagaacgaaaaataaatcagtTCTCCTCCATTCCTTCTACTATTCACGCTTTCGGCTGCATCGAAGACGCTCTGCGTATCTTTGCATCctcgtatttctctctctcacgcactcactcacgcacacacacacatacacacacacacacacacacacacacacaccgcatatgcatgcatgcatgcatccACGTAACATGTACACCCTCGCTTTCTGTTACGCGAATAAATCGATGAAATGCGCATGCGCTCACGTGGGTTGTCATGGAAACGAAAAAGTGTAGAGGGTGAGCGCATGTAACTCCTCTATGGAATTTTATTACGCGgcaaaatataaacgaatatattatatcaaataagcCTTTGAATATAAATGCCtgtaaatttctaaatatcaTCGTATATGTCGTTGTTAAAACATTTACGAATTATTACGAAATCCCCATCgtcgattttttatataattaatactctgatatatctttcaaaatttctaatcattaggtcaaaattttttttataatacattaccTGTACTATcagtaaagaaataagataaaattcttAGACTCACCTGACACACAACAAATTCTAAGTGCAGCACAAGTTGTAGCGAGTGCttctgaaaatataatatattatcatgcTCGTTGAATCTCcgtatttctttcgttttcgttttcttgataatataattgagCAGGccaaattgtttcttttcaaagtTCTTGATGTATAAAGAGTCGAGGAAAGAGCCATTctgatattttttgatttcgtAAGATGTTTCGTCCAATTCATAAACGTGTATAATATCACGCAAAGTTCCAATGATTTTGTTTAAGATCGACATAACGGtcaattttataacatttttgtaTGATCGATGTaatttcttccattttatttgTGTACCTTAGGGTGTTTTAGCACGATAATCCATTAATGTAAAATGAGGATCTTATCCTCGATAAATGCTCAATactaatagaaaatttatatcactTGAATCTAGCaccaaatatgtatatgaaattgttcgttacgataaaaaaatcgatcaaatgtacaatttctttttctgtttttctttcttttttttttttttttttttattctaaataattatcaataatccTTTATATGGATGAGCGAAAATTGTTTAGTATTGATACAAAAattagtctttttttttttttaagttctcGGTATATCTTATAGTTTGATAtggaattatttatcttatattattacaatagcGTACTATTCGTGTGCGTTTTTACTATTCAGATATAtcacatatttaaaaatcgtttTCAAACGAAgtcaaaatttattgattaattgtAGTATATTgaaagtttaaataaatcaaaatttatcgattaattgcAATATGTGTTGTTGCTCTGCTTCCCTCCATTCCGTATCTCCAGCATCTCCAAGATTCCCAGCATATTCtatagaattataaataaatcaagtttagtaaaaaataagccctttggaaaatatttttattacatttttttatatatacttttaccTCTCATAATATGTCTGATTGTTTTAAGAGATGCTCGTCTTTGAGCTAAAATTCTTGTAACTCTTTGTTTGACTTGAGGAGGACAACCTGTACAAGCTTCTAAAAGAACGTAATCTACCAAttgcaatataaataatcctcCATCTAAACGTCTAAGATAAgactcttcttcatcttcgtcatcctaaattttaaaataatataattcattaatatcacattaataattaatgtaaaggaaaaattcatatttaattgtattatattaactttTGCAGTTTTCTCAACTTCCTCgactttttctaaatatttaaaatgtaattcCATTAATCTGTCCACTTTTTCATAATCATTTTCTGTAAATTTACTAAGTAATCTCTGACGTTGTTGTCCTTTACAATTTCTCAACATACTTGCTATTATTGATACCACATGTTCTGcaaatagatttaattttatataaacaaaattttttgcagtaagttaattaatcttattattttttaccttCATGTTCTTCCGCTGTAAGCATTCGTTTCCTATTTTTAGTTGGAGTTTtcataaaaagaggaaagattgTTCTAAGTCCAAGTATGTCAACAAATTTGCTACAATTATCTTTACCGTCAGGTCCATTCATAGCATGATCTAAGACCTACAATATTTTCATACAATATTTTagcttcgaaaaaaaaaaaaaaagaaaaaagaaaagggaaaagaaactTACCTTGAGAGAACCGTTacgtgacatttttttttctcgcaacattaaattcattaactGTAATCCTTCACCACGTAAaaatctatctctatttacaGTAGCCATTAAACTCGAGcataaaacattaaatagaTTTTCCATCATTTCTTGTTCTTCGGCAGTTTGGGGATCGTGTCTTTTGTAGTACtgcaaataataaacaatattaaaataatgcgaaataaaattaagttctaataaatataagcaataaacatatataatggaaaaaacaGAACATACAGCTAATTGTTGTAACAGTACATCAATACCATCGAGATCACCTAGAAGTAGCCTATTCTCAGGTGTGTTTTGTACAAGAATTGATAAAAGTTCACTGGCGTAAAGTTTATTCGCGTCAAATGGCATCTTTGCTTTAATTCTACGTAACAACCATTGCATTAAGCCTTGTTTCCCTGCATCAGTACATAATTCTGGTCTAAAttccaataaattttcaaatatggctgtaataaatataatagatttaatataattatacgaaaatatattttgaatatataaaataatacataccaAGTGTATTATGTACTCCatcactttcttcttttacattttcatctAACCTTTCCAAATTTTGTACAAGTAGAGCACTAACTTGCTGTTCCAATAAAGCATCTATAAGAGTATCTGCTCCTTCTTGACTCTCATGTAAAATATCAACGTCTGTAAGTTCTTGCAAAAGGTCTACTATACCAACTGCTATATCTGTATTTTCATGAGATAATAATTCAAGTAATGAAGGTACTGCACCAAGTTCTACCATTAATGGATAAAGATCTGGATTAGTTGCAACAACATGTAATTCTTGAAGTGTTTCATGAAGTTCTACTTCAGATTCTATAAATCtaggaaatttataaaaatacaattaaaaggattttatatcaaatatacgTTCAAAGATTAAATCAAAATACATTTGACATACTTTTCTGGCTGATCTGGAAATTTAACTCTCATTTCTTGATTTCTAAGAGCTCTTTTTTCGAATAGTAAAACCATCCTTTTTAACGTAGCTTCGTCCAATGCCTCTACTTCAGGTGCTTCAGTCTctacatattttaaaatgtcttgtttttctttttctgttaatTGTGGCTCAACTACATCATTGGCAGGTGAAGGCAATGCAGCCCTTATCGGAGTCGGAGGTTCGTTATTTCTAATTGGAGTCTGTCCATCTGTCTCCCTTAATTGTCTTTGACGTGCATGATATGGTGTTTTAATAACTCTCTTTGGTTTCTTAGAACTTTCCcattcttcgtcgtcttcttcctcCCCAATTGTTGGACGCTTCGGTGTGTTAGGTGgctagataaataatatttatctattaatatgtacataagaTTTTATAATCAAGTTAATtcatataacgaaaatatattcaaataaacaaCAATGAAAATACTTTGAAAAGTAAGGTTAACTATATAACGCAATTgaatataagatttttatactttcattttctaaatgacctatatgtaatttatagaaattaccttataagataataattcaCCAATATCCATATCAAAAATATGcactaaaattatttctttatttacatagatatatttagtATAATGTCACACCAGTAAGCGTCATTGACTTTAATAACAAGATGGCGCTGCAAACATTCATTTATAAAGTGATAAAATTTTTGACAGATATCAAATAAtgtaattgttaaataattgtcaaataaattatattacattaacaTTAACACACtgttaggaaaaaaaataattaaaatttacatttaatttaatttaatcttttattgttgattaaaatttatttgtggttataatttgtaattatgtATGTCATATCAAAGATGTCGCCTCTTTCCTATGCTTGGATACATTCAATATGTTCAATGTATGTTTGCAGGTACACGTCATAAGTGTATCGTACGATTATTGTTAAAACTTagttttacaaaaaatttttgacaTAAGTTTATCTAAAATATGGAGACGTTATATcatcaaacgaataaattagtTCAAGAAACGCAACATCTTTTCTCGCAATTGGAAAAAAATCCTTCTAACCTGGAtttaaaggaaatagaaaatgcCATAGAATCCAAAATCAGTCTCATCAACAGGTAGTCAAagcaacaattttattattgcttttactaattatttttGCTAGTAATAATTTATGACTTATTTACTAAATGTAAGTTTTAACAAATGCTTTCAGTAACTGTGAACGACTTGATGTACTTTGTTTAAAAGGATCTATTTCACCTATTTCACCTTTCAAAAGACAAAATGCAAAAATGAGAGTTGATCAACTTAAATACGACAGTCGTCATTTGAATGCTGCTTTGAATACTTGgagaaatcaattaattagaaaGCAACGAGAAGAAGCAGAGCGGGAGGCATTATTGTCGCAAACATTTACTACAAATGATCATATCGATATTATGATAGATCAAAATATGCAACATAATTATAGTTTGCGAAATGCAGTAAACGGTGTAGATGATCTTATTTCTCATGGAACAGGAATCTTAGATAATTTAAGATCACAAAGAATTACTTTAAAGGGAGCTCACAAACGTTTGGTAGATATTGGTAACACCTTAGGTCTTTCAAATACAACTATGAGGCTTATAGAACAAAGAGCTCGTCAAGatggatttattttattctgtgGTATGCTTTTAACATGCTTAGTGATAATTCTAGTCATTATTTACTTtacgtaaagaaagagagagaaagagagagaaataagtaaACAACGAAAAActtgtatgtttatatacatgtttCACACACTccaacaaatatatttaatattgttttttccaGAATATTAAAGTTTTGATCTTGATGTGAACCGTGTGTTAAAATTATTAggaaaatttcgatataaatatgtatatatatttaaataaatgaaacgaattTAAAGATTAATGTAGTAACTTCAGACTGAAAGACATACACTCTATAATGATTTCACAATGTCtgcaatatcatttaattccaAGCGAGACGTTCCGTGTAAATCTTTCTTTGTGTGATTCTGAAGGAGCCTTTCTCCCACTTCTAAGGGTTTACTGGTCGAAGAAGTAGGGAGGGTAAACCTCCAAGTCCCCTTCTCTCGATTCCCCTACCATAATTTCTACCATAACACCGTTTACAAACGCATCATTCTACGTTGTGACTGCTGACGGAGTTAGTGGTGTCTGATTCTTCCCGAGATAACATCTAcgaaaagtttatttattcgCTTTAAAGCAGCAACTTGccgaagaaaatcgattatcCGGCGGCCCTGGATGGGTTTGAATACAGTCcacgtttttttattttattcgtgacTAGATCCACACTCATCCAAGGATACCGGGCTTTAAATTCGATctaatcatttttcaaatcgattattccctgattaattttacttgtgaaaaagaacattattatttattatatttttaatatttaatataccaaTTGGATTATACgaattgtatattaatttcaagCAATACatctaattatatacatatttcgaaGTTGATTTCGCTTGTTCCTAttatagaaaagatatatatacatacatatatatacatacatatatatatatatatatatatttatatgtatattttttcttttacataaaatgaagaaaaaagagaaaattatataaaattaaagtaagATGTTGTACATTCTTACCAGGAGATCTAACACGTAAACGAAAGATTCTCACAACTCAAGCCGATGGCCGTGGGATTCCTTTCAGTTTCTTTGTGTATGAACACCTGCCGTGTTCCCCTCCAATCTTCTCCCCTTTCCCTTCGAAACATCAATCCTACCCCCTTAACCTCTCCCACcgaaataacggtaaaaacttGCTTATATTCTTAAAACTTTGTACTACTATACTACGTaccttcaaataaataatttgaaggaCGATTATACGTTTTACTACTTTATTAAtaactatgtatatgtatatgtatatgtatatatatatatatatatatatatatgtatatatttcgtgTAACTTTGTCAATCAAAATGTTATTTGTTtcgttgaaaaacaaaaaaaaaaaaaaacaaaaaaaaaaataagcgatTACTAAATTTTGTTATGtacgtattataaaattaaaatgatatttaaaatatcacaATTCGTTTGTCCTTTAATCCATTGTCGTTTccctaattattttttttttgcatagaTAAGTACATTAAATATGAAGaccttttaaatattataaagtttaCAATATAATTGTCAAATATATTGCTAAAatgttcatatatttatattacggaAAGTTCTTTTTAGAGCCACGCTCatacctatttcttttttaaaatcttcataaaagataataaactatatttcagaaataatcaaagtgtaaaaaagatattaattaaataaatataattgtatgatTGTATAATGAGGTATGAATATGGATCTATTTGCAAATGTGACAATTACTTATTCATTAACATTATATCAGATAagattaaatttacaaaatattaggACAATatgaagttttctttttttttttttttcttctcagatcattataatttatatcaagtGCTTTGCGATTCTAAACTTAATTGTGCTACAAGAGTGTGTTCTTCCTGAATATCAAAATCGAAAGACATATCAGGATCTTCTTGAATTTCCTCTAATGCACGTTTAATTTGTGCATGTAACTGGACAGCTACTTTTTTCACAGCTAAATGattctgttttatttgttttgcaCAAGAAAGAGCACCATTCCAGGACGAAGCACTGGTGTGTGCAAGGTAAAGTTCTTTCCATAATTGAATACTGATAGGTGCAACACTAGGCCAAATAACTCCAGGATTTGGATCATACAAAGGATTTAACCATTTTTCTAATACTTCTGGTTGATTCATGTAGGACCATAAGCTATAAGTATGTTCAGACAATTGAAGTTGAACTCTTTCTGCTTCTGAATCAcctataaaagtaatatataattaatatattaaagtatttcgaaaatttgtataaatttattagtaatataCCTAAAAATGTTCCGTATTCTGAACAGTAGCTATGTTTATACAATTCTATCAATAAATCCACCTTATATTCGAAActaaattgaaattgataataaagctGGTAAAGACAAtcgagaaaaagtaagaatgtTGGAGCATGTGTTGGACTTTGAGAATGAGAAGGATGATATGGTCCATGTCGTGTACGAGTAAAAAATTGATGACCAGCTTGTAACCATTCTCGTTCTATAAGAGCTTGTAAACCACGTACGGTACGACAATCAGGATTTAATATTGCTTGTGCCAAACTTGTTACAACTAATGTTGAATCTCTACCTGTACTTCCTACAAtggacaaaaaaatatatatatatatacatatatttatctgtattatattattatttataactggtaagaatatatttattccttaTACCATGAACTAATACAGCTGCAACTTCCTGATGAAGACACTGAGCAGTTACGCAAGCAGCATTTAAAGCACTTTGAATGGCAGTTAACCATCCACTGCTTTCAAGTCTAGACAACCATTGTGATGTAGAACTAGTTACATCATTACAAGCCtctattaatttgaaaaagctGTCTGCTAAATCATGAGGCCGTGGCACCGCTTTATGCACTTTTCTCCATTGAGGATAAGCAGCATCCATTTCTGTACCACCACCCTTAGCTCTTGAACTTTGAGCTTGGGTAATAGATCTTGTATCTACTATATACCTGGCAATAAGTTTCCCTTCAATCATTCTAAATTGtagttgaattattttatgtcaATGATTAATACATACCCTCGTCTTCCAGGACCTAAAACTGcatttaataatctttcatcttctttacATCTTTTACCAGTAGCACCGCACATTGGCTGACTACTACGTAATAAAACActctataaaaatgaaatacgtaaaattaaatatttttatgttttcttaataataataaaatagcatTGATTGTTTTACTCTTACCCCGCCTTCATGTCTATAACATAAAACAGGAAATCTACCGCCATCTCGAAAACTAGCAGAAGATATTATAACTTTATCTTCTATGTGTCTAGGTACTATAACAGCTGATGGGTAAGAATTACAAACTTTGTAATCTATATTCAAATAACTGATTCTCCATTCATCTGCATATGCAGCCAATAATCTAGACCATTCTGAAACAGGAGCAAATGCTGTCCATCCATCTTCTATTTGTATTACATTTGTTGCTTTTGGTCTATAGAAAAAGGGATATTGAAGTGTTTGTTCTGTAAAAGtacataatgtattatataataacaatgaatgacatattatatcattaaaaataatagatctaAATATAGCTACCTAATGATGCTAATCTTTCTATAGACAACATAACGCTGATTAAATCGTCGGTAGAATTAATATCCAATTGAAGTACACGAAAatctttacattttaatatgatACTACCTCCAGGACTTtgagtatttaattttttttctattacatcGATATTCCTATATATAAGCTAAGAAAAGTAGGTAATATCagtaacgtttataaaatgaataaaatataatactaatatttatataatatctattaatttaatttaatattattataaaaatctcaCCCATAATTCCTGTTCATCACCTTGTCTTGATGATAAGATAAGATTATGGCTACTAATACATAATGTTCCTTccaaacttttattattaccatcaCTTTTGTCAATTAATACAACATTGTCCACCTTCGgaatcaaaattaaatgtccacattccattttatatataaattttaatttttatatctattgaCAAATAATCGAAACACAAAGAAACACTTTGACAGATCAACATAACCTAAGAATGTTACAATAGATTGCTGTCAATGAATAATACACGTATATGATGAATCAAAATGATGcttcaaataaaatagtaatttaaaaaatttgtttatcgttaatgtatacacattttttatatatttctattctaaCTCAAGAAGGCATCTGTTAACTTTCTGTTTGTTATCGATAGGGTTTATAAGCTATCTATATTTATTGAGTTTCCATGTTCTCTGTGTGGTGTCATGAAATATCACCATATATGTGTTGTGAGTATGTATGTGTTGTTTCGCAAGAGTATTTAGAATAGTCACGTGACTAATTCTTTCTCTAACCTCACTTGTCACTTACTATGTTTGTAACAGTGTCTTAAATGGCTTacaatatcgaattaattcaaTACTACTTGTAAGTTAAAtaactttatatgtatatatatagacacacccacatacacatatatacaagaaACATTTGTTCAATTGTTTATTTTGAGGTTATTTTGATGAATTATATTTCAGAAGTTATACAATCGATTACTTCGTAGCATTATactgtattattttaaagaagtCAACGAAGGATGACAATGAggaggataataataaatatttatataacgataGCATCTtcgataattacaaatatggtattataaattttgtataatttactAGATTGGACgggtttttaatttataaaaactcTAACCTCATTCACGGGGTGTTAACATTTCTAtcgcaatataattttttttatgtataattttttaaaaggaacATTCTTGTTAcatgatattaataacaatatttttcattatttacagAATTGACAGGTTTCATAATTTTGAACAATAGTTATGAAGTATAAGTTTTAACGAAATATCACGTGACCAATTATCAATTCAATATAACGTCGAAAGATGGAACCACTAAAGAGGCAAAGTTGGCAtataggaaaaggaaagaaatctcTGGGGTAAAGTCGTGTGAGTTGGTGTTGTCGGTTTTAATTCACAGCTATCCATATTATGTGGTaggtaatatatttaacagaatataattatcaatattaaatttattcttggATCGACAAATTACTATAGAAAATTTCTAGGAAGTAATTGCTTTGTCCACATTTTTCATAACAAAGCACTACTTCTATGAGTATTtttatacgcatacatatatgtctgagatatatatatatgtgtggaTGGGATATATGAACGATTTGtacattatcaatatatatatatatgaatatatgtactACCTACCATAGAAATATACGTGGAACATTATTAagtttcatcatttttaatg from Vespa velutina chromosome 3, iVesVel2.1, whole genome shotgun sequence includes:
- the LOC124947981 gene encoding beta-catenin-like protein 1, with amino-acid sequence MDIGELLSYKPPNTPKRPTIGEEEDDEEWESSKKPKRVIKTPYHARQRQLRETDGQTPIRNNEPPTPIRAALPSPANDVVEPQLTEKEKQDILKYVETEAPEVEALDEATLKRMVLLFEKRALRNQEMRVKFPDQPEKFIESEVELHETLQELHVVATNPDLYPLMVELGAVPSLLELLSHENTDIAVGIVDLLQELTDVDILHESQEGADTLIDALLEQQVSALLVQNLERLDENVKEESDGVHNTLAIFENLLEFRPELCTDAGKQGLMQWLLRRIKAKMPFDANKLYASELLSILVQNTPENRLLLGDLDGIDVLLQQLAYYKRHDPQTAEEQEMMENLFNVLCSSLMATVNRDRFLRGEGLQLMNLMLREKKMSRNGSLKVLDHAMNGPDGKDNCSKFVDILGLRTIFPLFMKTPTKNRKRMLTAEEHEEHVVSIIASMLRNCKGQQRQRLLSKFTENDYEKVDRLMELHFKYLEKVEEVEKTAKDDEDEEESYLRRLDGGLFILQLVDYVLLEACTGCPPQVKQRVTRILAQRRASLKTIRHIMREYAGNLGDAGDTEWREAEQQHILQLIDKF
- the LOC124947984 gene encoding Golgi SNAP receptor complex member 2; its protein translation is METLYHQTNKLVQETQHLFSQLEKNPSNLDLKEIENAIESKISLINSNCERLDVLCLKGSISPISPFKRQNAKMRVDQLKYDSRHLNAALNTWRNQLIRKQREEAEREALLSQTFTTNDHIDIMIDQNMQHNYSLRNAVNGVDDLISHGTGILDNLRSQRITLKGAHKRLVDIGNTLGLSNTTMRLIEQRARQDGFILFCGMLLTCLVIILVIIYFT
- the LOC124947980 gene encoding myotubularin-related protein 9 isoform X1, which codes for MECGHLILIPKVDNVVLIDKSDGNNKSLEGTLCISSHNLILSSRQGDEQELWLIYRNIDVIEKKLNTQSPGGSIILKCKDFRVLQLDINSTDDLISVMLSIERLASLEQTLQYPFFYRPKATNVIQIEDGWTAFAPVSEWSRLLAAYADEWRISYLNIDYKVCNSYPSAVIVPRHIEDKVIISSASFRDGGRFPVLCYRHEGGSVLLRSSQPMCGATGKRCKEDERLLNAVLGPGRRGYIVDTRSITQAQSSRAKGGGTEMDAAYPQWRKVHKAVPRPHDLADSFFKLIEACNDVTSSTSQWLSRLESSGWLTAIQSALNAACVTAQCLHQEVAAVLVHGSTGRDSTLVVTSLAQAILNPDCRTVRGLQALIEREWLQAGHQFFTRTRHGPYHPSHSQSPTHAPTFLLFLDCLYQLYYQFQFSFEYKVDLLIELYKHSYCSEYGTFLGDSEAERVQLQLSEHTYSLWSYMNQPEVLEKWLNPLYDPNPGVIWPSVAPISIQLWKELYLAHTSASSWNGALSCAKQIKQNHLAVKKVAVQLHAQIKRALEEIQEDPDMSFDFDIQEEHTLVAQLSLESQST
- the LOC124947980 gene encoding myotubularin-related protein 9 isoform X2; translation: MEQTLQYPFFYRPKATNVIQIEDGWTAFAPVSEWSRLLAAYADEWRISYLNIDYKVCNSYPSAVIVPRHIEDKVIISSASFRDGGRFPVLCYRHEGGSVLLRSSQPMCGATGKRCKEDERLLNAVLGPGRRGYIVDTRSITQAQSSRAKGGGTEMDAAYPQWRKVHKAVPRPHDLADSFFKLIEACNDVTSSTSQWLSRLESSGWLTAIQSALNAACVTAQCLHQEVAAVLVHGSTGRDSTLVVTSLAQAILNPDCRTVRGLQALIEREWLQAGHQFFTRTRHGPYHPSHSQSPTHAPTFLLFLDCLYQLYYQFQFSFEYKVDLLIELYKHSYCSEYGTFLGDSEAERVQLQLSEHTYSLWSYMNQPEVLEKWLNPLYDPNPGVIWPSVAPISIQLWKELYLAHTSASSWNGALSCAKQIKQNHLAVKKVAVQLHAQIKRALEEIQEDPDMSFDFDIQEEHTLVAQLSLESQST